One window of Nostoc sp. C052 genomic DNA carries:
- a CDS encoding ubiquinol-cytochrome c reductase iron-sulfur subunit produces MKRRDFINWVGLGLIASSLPVAIAACSSQTTPASKDWQTVGTSAELDKTGQLLAKDSPAGPVLVVGTSKTANLTAVNPTCTHAGCTVAWKADAKKFACPCHGSEFGADGKVQKGPATNPLKTYAAKIEGNSVVVKPS; encoded by the coding sequence ATGAAACGTCGTGATTTTATCAATTGGGTAGGTTTGGGTTTGATTGCGAGTTCTCTACCTGTAGCGATCGCAGCTTGTTCTTCTCAAACAACTCCAGCATCTAAAGATTGGCAAACAGTAGGTACATCGGCAGAATTAGATAAAACAGGTCAATTGCTGGCGAAAGACTCACCCGCCGGGCCTGTGCTGGTAGTCGGCACATCTAAAACCGCCAATCTGACTGCTGTTAATCCTACCTGTACTCACGCAGGTTGCACTGTAGCATGGAAGGCTGATGCGAAAAAATTCGCTTGTCCTTGTCATGGTTCGGAATTTGGGGCTGACGGTAAAGTGCAAAAAGGCCCGGCGACAAACCCGCTGAAAACTTATGCCGCCAAAATTGAGGGTAATTCTGTTGTAGTCAAGCCAAGCTAA
- a CDS encoding HEAT repeat domain-containing protein — translation MSNIKQLLVQVEAAYNAADWSSLIQYLQQLILRTDSENLEIVTNREYLLKLTLLMLEMGDFQQRWEISKLLTHLGTIAIPPLIEILEDEDAEEELRWYAARTLGEFQHPEAIAAIVELLKTDEDEELKAIAATALGQMGTVAIASLTELLLDEDTRLLAVRSLSYIRQPETITPLLSVVQDPQAAIRAAAIEALSSFHDERVPPVLLKALDDTAATVRRAALLGLGFRPDLHQALDLITKLQPKLYDFNLDVRCAAVVTLSRIGSDDAAKCLFDLLISPQTPIKLQLETIRALSWVGTLSSLEYLQTALNQSTSEIVWQEIVTVLGRVQKPQLTTAAAEILLQILRSPHPATEITNIKSVIALSLGQLGEMQAIEPLISMLADSNASVRLHAIAALKNLDSEATHQQLQQLANNDAITPDLKQGIAIALAEW, via the coding sequence GTGAGTAATATCAAACAGCTTTTGGTGCAAGTTGAGGCAGCATACAATGCAGCTGATTGGTCATCATTAATTCAATATTTGCAACAGTTAATTTTAAGAACAGACTCGGAAAATTTAGAGATAGTTACAAACCGAGAATATCTTCTGAAATTAACACTTTTAATGTTAGAAATGGGGGATTTTCAGCAACGCTGGGAAATTAGCAAATTGTTGACTCATTTGGGAACTATTGCCATTCCACCACTCATTGAGATATTAGAAGATGAAGACGCAGAAGAAGAATTACGCTGGTATGCGGCAAGGACTTTGGGCGAATTTCAACACCCAGAAGCCATCGCGGCAATAGTTGAATTGTTGAAAACCGATGAGGATGAAGAACTCAAAGCGATCGCAGCTACAGCACTAGGGCAAATGGGTACTGTTGCTATTGCTTCACTAACTGAACTTTTATTAGATGAAGATACACGATTGTTAGCAGTGCGATCGCTTTCATATATTCGCCAACCAGAAACCATCACACCACTCTTGAGTGTAGTACAAGATCCACAAGCAGCAATCCGCGCCGCCGCAATTGAAGCCCTCAGCAGTTTTCATGACGAACGTGTACCGCCAGTATTGTTAAAAGCTTTGGATGATACAGCCGCCACAGTCAGGCGTGCAGCACTGCTTGGTTTAGGTTTTCGCCCCGACTTACACCAAGCATTAGATTTAATAACGAAACTGCAACCCAAACTTTACGACTTTAACCTTGATGTTCGTTGTGCAGCCGTAGTTACCCTTTCTCGAATTGGTAGTGATGATGCTGCCAAATGCTTATTTGATTTGCTGATTTCACCCCAGACACCAATAAAGCTGCAATTAGAAACCATCCGCGCTTTAAGTTGGGTGGGAACATTATCGAGTTTAGAATATTTGCAAACAGCACTGAATCAAAGTACATCAGAAATAGTGTGGCAAGAAATTGTCACAGTTTTGGGACGAGTCCAAAAACCACAGTTAACTACAGCAGCCGCAGAAATATTATTGCAAATACTGCGATCGCCACATCCAGCCACAGAGATTACTAACATTAAAAGTGTGATCGCCTTATCTTTAGGACAGTTAGGCGAAATGCAGGCAATTGAACCATTGATTTCGATGTTAGCCGATTCTAACGCATCGGTGAGACTACATGCGATCGCTGCACTGAAAAATCTGGATAGTGAAGCTACACATCAACAATTGCAGCAGTTAGCAAACAACGATGCAATCACGCCAGATTTAAAACAAGGAATAGCGATCGCTTTAGCCGAATGGTAG
- a CDS encoding WGxxGxxG-CTERM domain-containing protein: protein MKPLNLSKAVLATVFAISFASVSLPPSVFAQSGGSGSGGSSSGTGATGSGTTGSGTGSGTTGSGTGTGTTGSGTGTSTTGSGTGTGTTGSGIGTGTTGNGTGAGTTDGGLGTGTTGNGTVTGTGTGTGTTGSDSTGTGTGTTGTGTTGSDSTGTGTGTTGTGTTGSDATGTGTTGTDATGTNRNAGITTSERTSDRGFNWGWLGLLGLAGLAGLTRNREKVRAYSDPDEVTTSRSRK, encoded by the coding sequence ATGAAGCCTTTGAATTTATCTAAAGCTGTTTTAGCTACTGTCTTTGCCATCAGTTTCGCCTCTGTGTCCTTACCTCCTTCTGTTTTTGCCCAGAGTGGAGGTTCTGGCAGTGGAGGCTCTAGCTCAGGTACTGGAGCTACAGGCAGTGGTACAACGGGCAGTGGTACAGGCAGTGGTACAACGGGCAGTGGTACAGGCACTGGTACAACGGGCAGTGGTACAGGTACTAGCACAACGGGCAGTGGTACAGGTACTGGCACAACGGGCAGTGGTATAGGTACTGGCACAACAGGCAATGGTACAGGTGCTGGAACTACGGACGGTGGTCTTGGAACTGGGACAACGGGCAATGGTACAGTTACTGGCACTGGTACAGGTACTGGCACAACAGGCTCTGATTCCACAGGTACTGGAACTGGTACTACGGGTACTGGCACAACAGGCTCTGATTCCACAGGTACTGGAACTGGTACTACAGGTACTGGCACAACAGGCTCTGATGCCACAGGTACCGGAACAACGGGCACTGATGCTACAGGTACTAATAGGAATGCAGGCATCACAACATCTGAAAGAACTAGCGATCGCGGTTTCAATTGGGGTTGGCTAGGTTTGCTTGGTCTAGCTGGTTTAGCAGGACTAACTCGTAATCGCGAAAAAGTCCGGGCTTATAGCGATCCTGATGAAGTAACAACTTCTCGTTCTAGAAAATAG
- a CDS encoding LysR family transcriptional regulator encodes MRLEQLQAFLAIAQTGSFQQAARTSGVTQSTISRQIQALEADLGIELFHRSSHAKLTLGGERLLPRVRKICQEWQTATEELADLIAGKQPELCIAVIHSLCGSYLPPVLQKFCHDYPDVQLRVTSLGSDRALKVLKDGLVDLAIVMNNRFLTTSREMVVEVLYDEPIEVLTAANHPLSQYEFIPWSELIRYPQVVFKDGYGMQRLIQDRFERMEATLQSALEVNTLDAFRGVVRQGELIALLPQSALLEARLDPTLAIRSLAGNHTSGLADGSSLTRRVVMVTTQDRLQIPPIKHFWQLVLENIPLQIDQQRSAS; translated from the coding sequence ATGCGCCTAGAGCAGTTGCAAGCCTTTTTAGCGATCGCCCAAACCGGCAGCTTTCAACAAGCAGCGCGAACATCTGGTGTTACCCAATCGACGATCAGTCGCCAAATTCAGGCATTAGAAGCAGATTTGGGGATAGAACTATTTCACAGAAGCAGTCATGCCAAGCTGACGCTAGGAGGTGAACGTTTGCTACCCCGCGTCCGCAAAATTTGCCAAGAGTGGCAGACTGCGACAGAAGAATTAGCCGATTTAATCGCCGGAAAGCAACCAGAACTTTGCATTGCTGTGATTCACTCTTTATGTGGATCTTACTTACCACCAGTGTTACAAAAATTTTGTCATGATTATCCAGATGTGCAATTGCGGGTGACTTCATTGGGAAGCGATCGCGCCCTGAAAGTCCTCAAAGATGGGTTGGTAGATTTAGCAATTGTGATGAATAATCGCTTTTTAACCACCAGTAGAGAAATGGTGGTAGAAGTGCTTTATGATGAACCGATAGAAGTTTTAACCGCAGCCAATCATCCCCTGTCCCAATATGAATTCATCCCTTGGTCGGAGCTAATTCGTTATCCCCAAGTGGTTTTTAAAGATGGTTATGGGATGCAGCGCCTAATACAAGATAGATTTGAGCGCATGGAAGCTACACTCCAATCGGCTTTGGAGGTAAATACCCTAGATGCCTTTCGGGGAGTTGTGCGCCAAGGAGAACTAATAGCTTTGCTACCTCAATCAGCATTACTGGAAGCTCGTCTTGATCCTACCCTAGCGATTCGTTCCTTAGCCGGCAATCATACTAGTGGTTTAGCAGATGGTTCCAGTTTGACTCGTCGGGTAGTGATGGTGACAACTCAAGATCGTCTGCAAATTCCCCCCATCAAACACTTTTGGCAACTTGTGCTAGAAAATATACCACTACAAATTGACCAGCAGCGATCGGCTTCTTAA
- a CDS encoding DUF4157 domain-containing protein, translating into MRERVSQPKKATTASFSIPALKQPTRGFGLDSSGASSQAVPSLQPFNKPLMHDISRISLRPQTKLTVNQPGDVYEQEADRVAQQVIQTMGESVSKQSVQREALPEEEEELQMKSLADNNISLQREALPEEEEELQMKSLADNNISLQREALPEEEEELQMKSLADNNISLQREALPEEEEELQMKSLADTNISLQRQGGGIAATSDLETSIQQERGGGQPLSDDIRQPMEQSFGTDFSGVKIHTDSRSDQLNQSIQARAFTTGQDIFFRQGEYAPESHGGKELLAHELTHVVQQNGSALGRKLLPDQEIKKNKSNLKPF; encoded by the coding sequence ATGAGAGAACGCGTAAGTCAGCCCAAAAAAGCAACCACTGCTTCCTTCTCAATACCTGCACTCAAACAACCGACGCGTGGTTTTGGTTTAGACTCCTCTGGTGCTTCATCCCAAGCAGTTCCATCGCTGCAACCCTTCAACAAACCACTAATGCATGACATTAGTCGTATATCACTACGTCCCCAAACAAAACTCACTGTTAACCAGCCAGGAGATGTTTACGAGCAGGAAGCTGATAGAGTAGCACAGCAGGTAATACAGACGATGGGCGAGTCTGTAAGTAAGCAGTCTGTACAACGAGAAGCATTGCCAGAGGAAGAAGAAGAATTACAAATGAAATCTCTGGCAGATAACAATATTTCGCTGCAACGGGAAGCATTGCCAGAGGAAGAAGAAGAATTACAAATGAAATCTCTGGCAGATAACAATATTTCGCTGCAACGGGAAGCATTGCCAGAGGAAGAAGAAGAATTACAAATGAAATCTCTGGCGGATAACAATATTTCGCTGCAACGGGAAGCATTGCCAGAGGAAGAAGAAGAATTACAAATGAAATCTCTGGCGGATACCAATATTTCGCTGCAACGTCAGGGTGGTGGGATTGCAGCCACATCTGACTTGGAAACTTCAATCCAACAGGAACGAGGAGGCGGACAGCCACTTTCAGACGATATCCGGCAACCAATGGAACAATCTTTTGGGACTGACTTTAGTGGTGTCAAAATCCACACAGATAGCCGCTCTGACCAACTCAACCAATCCATCCAGGCTCGTGCCTTTACCACAGGACAGGATATATTTTTCCGTCAAGGAGAATATGCTCCAGAGAGTCATGGAGGGAAGGAATTACTTGCCCATGAGTTAACTCACGTTGTCCAACAAAATGGTAGTGCGCTTGGGCGTAAATTGCTTCCTGACCAGGAGATAAAAAAAAACAAGTCCAATCTAAAGCCCTTCTGA
- a CDS encoding XisH family protein, which yields MAAKDKFHTVVRIALEKEQWKITDDPLRLEVGGTKFEIDLGAEQLLGAERGEEKIAVEIKTFLSDSPLTDYHAALGQFLNYRLALEISDPNRILYLAVPIGVYGAFFKREFAQISVERYQIKQIIYDPIQEVIVQWIP from the coding sequence ATGGCAGCTAAAGATAAATTTCATACTGTAGTTAGAATTGCTTTAGAAAAGGAGCAGTGGAAGATAACCGATGATCCTCTGCGACTAGAAGTTGGCGGAACTAAGTTTGAAATAGATTTAGGTGCAGAGCAACTGTTAGGAGCAGAGCGGGGTGAAGAAAAAATTGCAGTTGAAATTAAAACGTTCCTGAGTGATTCACCATTAACAGATTATCATGCTGCGTTAGGACAGTTTTTGAATTATCGGCTTGCCTTAGAAATCAGCGATCCAAATCGCATTCTCTATTTGGCAGTGCCCATAGGTGTTTATGGAGCTTTTTTCAAGCGGGAATTTGCCCAAATATCTGTAGAGAGATATCAGATTAAACAAATTATTTATGACCCAATTCAAGAGGTAATTGTACAATGGATACCCTAG
- a CDS encoding XisI protein → MDTLESNRHIIQSLLTTYAAIPIANGQIDCYTVFDTKQDHYMVMNVGWDGHRRVYGCVLHLDIKQGKISIEQNMTEMRVAQELVERGIPKDDIVLGFQSPEMREYTGYGVF, encoded by the coding sequence ATGGATACCCTAGAGTCTAATCGCCATATCATTCAGTCGTTGTTGACGACTTATGCTGCTATCCCAATAGCGAATGGTCAGATTGATTGTTACACTGTTTTTGATACAAAACAAGACCATTACATGGTTATGAATGTGGGATGGGATGGTCATCGGCGAGTCTATGGTTGTGTTTTACATTTGGATATTAAACAGGGAAAAATTTCGATTGAGCAGAATATGACGGAAATGAGAGTGGCTCAAGAACTTGTAGAGAGAGGGATTCCAAAAGATGATATTGTTTTAGGATTTCAATCTCCTGAAATGCGGGAATATACGGGTTATGGAGTTTTTTAA
- a CDS encoding phage tail protein: protein MATGANNGNITHELNYVTTNRFYVEIDSSIAASFAECSGLSIQIKKNVFQEGGVNDQQRIYLGHTEFTDITLKRGVTDHPGFWNWMNAVFDEQKKTSRRNVNILIFNQAGETMMSWTLIGAIPITWKTPTLQADGKAVAIEELTLAYEGLQVARATGGGSSVQRNQKTGYFVSS, encoded by the coding sequence ATGGCTACAGGCGCTAATAACGGCAACATTACTCACGAATTAAATTATGTCACTACTAATCGTTTCTACGTTGAGATAGACAGTTCTATTGCTGCATCTTTCGCCGAATGTTCAGGATTAAGTATTCAAATTAAGAAAAATGTTTTTCAAGAAGGTGGTGTCAACGATCAGCAAAGAATTTATTTAGGTCATACAGAATTTACAGACATCACTCTTAAACGTGGAGTTACCGATCATCCAGGTTTTTGGAACTGGATGAATGCAGTTTTTGATGAACAAAAGAAAACATCTCGACGTAATGTCAATATTTTGATTTTCAATCAAGCCGGTGAAACAATGATGAGTTGGACTTTAATTGGTGCTATCCCCATAACCTGGAAAACACCGACACTTCAAGCAGATGGCAAAGCCGTTGCCATTGAAGAATTAACTTTAGCTTATGAAGGTTTACAAGTTGCCAGAGCTACAGGAGGAGGTAGTTCTGTACAACGAAATCAAAAAACCGGATATTTTGTTTCTAGTTAA
- a CDS encoding VgrG-related protein: MPKKSLYLSEPKIQIDGKPASPELMKDLLQITIEESLHLPAMFTLVIHNSYIPTSDRPENKAWRHEPLFKIGKKVKLGFTSSTTLDNNFQDEVEKILIEGEITAMEVHFNEKSEADIIVRGYDISHRLHRGRYNRSFLNETDSDIVKKIVQEVGIRPGNIDSTGEVNKYVFQENQTNMEFLRERAARNGFELFITEDKLNFCKPKVQESLALEWLDDISKFSTRVTSAEQVSSVEVRAWDYTKKKLISQIANKEKQVTETGNQLGSSTSSAFSNLKSPKMIVVDKPVASQNQAKAMAQALCDELGGEFVYADAKAAGNPEIRPGRVVKLKGMGDRYSGKYYVTETRHFYSQRVYETDFSVRGLRSGNLFTTLSPQKRLQPSETLLVGIVTDNKDPQSWGRVKVMFPTLTEEHTSDWARVVALGAGPNRGFDCLPEVGDEVLVGFEHGDIHRPYVIGGVWNGQDAPPEKVDDSVTSGVRLRTIKTRVGHVLQFVEEDKGSSKKGIRVETTGGHKIYLNDSDRCIEIETTGGHKIKMDDMAKSVSVKSTGNMSLDAAGNIDISANGTITVKGALIRLN; the protein is encoded by the coding sequence ATGCCTAAAAAAAGTCTTTATTTAAGCGAGCCTAAAATTCAGATAGACGGAAAACCCGCTTCGCCTGAATTAATGAAGGATTTGTTGCAAATAACAATCGAAGAAAGCCTTCATTTACCAGCAATGTTTACGTTAGTAATACATAATAGCTATATTCCTACATCTGACCGACCAGAAAATAAGGCTTGGCGACATGAGCCATTGTTTAAAATTGGCAAGAAAGTAAAATTGGGTTTTACTTCGAGTACTACTCTAGATAATAATTTTCAAGATGAAGTAGAAAAAATCCTAATTGAAGGCGAAATTACTGCAATGGAAGTTCACTTCAATGAAAAATCTGAAGCTGATATCATTGTTCGTGGTTATGATATTTCTCATCGTCTTCACAGAGGTCGTTATAATCGTTCTTTTTTGAATGAAACTGATAGTGATATAGTCAAAAAAATAGTTCAAGAAGTAGGTATAAGACCTGGTAATATCGATTCAACAGGCGAAGTTAATAAGTACGTTTTCCAAGAAAACCAAACTAATATGGAGTTTCTGCGAGAAAGGGCAGCCCGTAACGGGTTTGAACTATTTATTACAGAAGATAAGCTCAATTTTTGTAAACCAAAAGTTCAGGAATCTCTAGCATTAGAATGGCTAGATGATATTAGTAAATTTAGTACCCGCGTCACCAGTGCTGAACAGGTGAGTTCTGTAGAAGTACGTGCCTGGGACTATACTAAGAAAAAATTGATTAGCCAAATAGCTAATAAAGAAAAGCAAGTAACTGAGACAGGCAATCAGCTAGGAAGTAGTACCAGTAGTGCATTTTCTAATCTTAAGTCTCCCAAAATGATTGTTGTAGATAAGCCTGTTGCCAGTCAAAATCAAGCAAAAGCTATGGCTCAGGCTTTGTGTGATGAATTGGGAGGAGAATTTGTTTATGCAGATGCGAAAGCAGCAGGAAATCCTGAGATTCGTCCTGGACGAGTTGTTAAGCTTAAGGGTATGGGCGATCGCTATAGTGGTAAGTATTATGTTACAGAAACTCGCCATTTCTATAGTCAGCGGGTTTATGAAACTGATTTTAGCGTGCGGGGGCTACGTTCTGGTAACTTATTCACAACTCTATCTCCACAAAAACGTCTACAGCCATCTGAGACTCTATTAGTAGGAATTGTGACTGATAACAAAGACCCACAGTCATGGGGTAGAGTGAAGGTAATGTTTCCCACTCTCACAGAAGAACACACAAGTGACTGGGCGAGAGTTGTAGCTTTGGGAGCAGGCCCAAATCGAGGTTTCGACTGCTTACCAGAGGTAGGCGATGAAGTTTTGGTAGGTTTTGAACATGGCGATATCCACCGTCCCTACGTCATTGGCGGAGTATGGAACGGTCAGGATGCACCACCGGAAAAGGTGGATGACTCGGTTACAAGTGGTGTGAGATTACGCACCATTAAGACTCGTGTAGGTCATGTTCTACAGTTTGTTGAAGAAGACAAAGGAAGTAGTAAAAAAGGTATTCGTGTAGAAACCACAGGTGGTCACAAAATATATCTCAATGATAGCGATCGCTGTATAGAGATTGAAACCACTGGTGGTCATAAAATTAAAATGGACGACATGGCTAAATCTGTTTCAGTGAAATCAACAGGTAATATGTCATTAGATGCTGCCGGCAATATAGACATTTCAGCCAATGGCACGATTACAGTCAAAGGTGCATTGATTCGACTTAATTAA
- a CDS encoding PAAR domain-containing protein — MGKPAARITDNVAHPLPPVLTGGPGSPNVLIGSLPAWRGVLAAAVPALQSAKTASDAAIQVAEAATLAAAGTPGAPAALAAEQTTKATSAATMGSAIAAAAAGADIHNCATPLPIPPHGPGVVIDGSQTVLINNLPASRMGDTVLEALGPPNKIVKGDFTVLIGG; from the coding sequence ATGGGTAAACCAGCAGCAAGAATTACCGACAATGTAGCGCACCCTTTACCCCCAGTGTTGACAGGAGGGCCGGGTAGTCCCAATGTGTTGATTGGGTCTTTACCTGCGTGGCGGGGTGTGCTTGCAGCAGCAGTACCAGCTTTGCAATCCGCCAAAACCGCTTCTGATGCAGCTATTCAAGTGGCTGAGGCTGCTACTTTAGCGGCGGCTGGTACACCAGGGGCACCTGCTGCCTTAGCTGCCGAACAAACTACAAAGGCAACATCTGCTGCTACTATGGGTAGTGCGATCGCTGCTGCTGCCGCTGGTGCTGATATTCATAATTGCGCCACACCTTTACCCATACCTCCCCACGGCCCTGGGGTTGTAATTGACGGTAGTCAGACTGTGCTGATTAATAATCTACCTGCCTCTCGGATGGGCGACACCGTTTTAGAAGCATTGGGGCCACCGAATAAAATTGTCAAAGGTGATTTTACTGTTTTGATTGGTGGCTGA
- a CDS encoding GPW/gp25 family protein — translation MVYGRDRAYLGTGWAYPLHLNVQGGIQLSREDQKVKESIWIILRTGVGERVYRPTFGSRLSELAFAPLNSDTLLRIRLYVLEALEVWEPRITIDEVVTDPDPMRGRVDIIINYRLKDSPDIYSFVYPYYLVSAGEES, via the coding sequence ATGGTTTATGGTCGCGATCGAGCCTATTTGGGAACAGGTTGGGCTTATCCACTGCATTTAAATGTGCAAGGTGGGATACAACTTAGCCGTGAAGATCAAAAAGTTAAAGAATCTATTTGGATTATCCTCCGCACGGGAGTAGGTGAACGGGTTTATCGACCTACCTTTGGTTCGCGCTTGTCGGAACTGGCGTTTGCACCTTTGAATAGCGATACCCTACTGCGAATCCGTCTTTATGTTTTGGAAGCTTTAGAAGTTTGGGAACCACGCATTACTATCGATGAAGTTGTCACCGATCCTGACCCTATGCGTGGCAGAGTGGACATTATCATCAATTATCGACTTAAAGACAGTCCCGATATTTATAGTTTTGTTTATCCTTATTATTTGGTTTCAGCTGGGGAGGAATCGTGA
- a CDS encoding putative baseplate assembly protein — translation MNFDFLPKLPSSNLDDRAFDDLVEECIMRIPRYCPEWTDHNLSDPGITLIELFAWLTDQMLLRFNQVPRKNYVAFLELLGIRLQPPAPARTELTFYLSAALPEAYTIPAGLEASTIRTETTEAITFSTDAPLIIGKPRIQHFLTAQTTEDIPQSLRERVTTSWTRQSNGYWTGNEQPIFEEEPQPGNCFYLAINSDDPLDANVLEIIFQGAAATPAGINPNQPPRKWEAWDGENWQPVLLQESDDKTRGFSFYEIAQQGGNPSQGAEVRLHLPQIWPVANFTSYRGRWLRCSFVSTEANETGYNRPPRIIGLAVRSIGGTVRASHSTLIQDERLGISDGTPGQSFQLQTAPILERRDNEYILVTPAGGLPQKWTEVRDFADSGPYNFHYTIDSITGTIQFGPLIREPSQLKQQTQVRGRIQQPSLDDTSVQVLENNQSEHQYGAIPPRGSEIRMVTYRTGGGREGNVQTGAIQFLKSAYPYIASVVNRVPAINGADAESLEQAVMKAPRILRTRDRAVTAEDFEVLTQQAGAGAIARVRCLPANSRRQAGIVSLLVVPFANTDAIAQGNGMTPEEFALSNALQEQILSYLDERRLLGVQIELQEPNYVGVSVQTEVALEPAYNNTFASEEIRRNLRRSLYKYLNPLTGGIDGKGWPFGRPVYTSDIVALLQQTPGVRHLGPVLLFPIRKQGEVWRRQPSPEQLIDPGSEGLICSWADTNLRSNHDIQIINR, via the coding sequence ATGAACTTTGACTTTTTACCGAAATTACCTTCTTCCAATTTAGACGATCGCGCCTTCGATGATTTGGTGGAAGAATGTATTATGCGTATTCCTCGCTACTGTCCAGAATGGACAGACCACAATCTCAGCGACCCAGGAATTACGCTAATTGAGTTATTTGCTTGGTTAACTGACCAAATGTTGCTCAGATTTAACCAAGTACCCCGAAAAAATTATGTCGCGTTCCTAGAATTACTGGGTATTCGTCTCCAGCCTCCCGCCCCAGCCCGCACAGAATTAACTTTTTATTTAAGCGCTGCACTACCTGAAGCCTACACGATTCCCGCCGGATTGGAAGCCTCAACTATCCGTACTGAAACCACAGAAGCGATTACCTTTAGTACAGATGCTCCTCTAATTATCGGTAAACCCCGCATTCAACATTTCTTAACTGCCCAAACTACCGAAGATATTCCCCAATCTCTGCGCGAAAGAGTGACAACTTCCTGGACTCGTCAATCTAACGGTTACTGGACAGGTAATGAACAACCGATTTTTGAAGAGGAACCCCAACCTGGTAACTGCTTTTATTTAGCAATTAATTCTGACGATCCTTTAGATGCTAATGTTTTAGAAATTATTTTCCAAGGAGCTGCGGCTACCCCGGCTGGGATTAACCCCAATCAACCACCCCGCAAGTGGGAAGCCTGGGATGGGGAAAATTGGCAACCCGTTTTATTGCAAGAGTCAGATGATAAAACTCGCGGTTTCAGTTTTTACGAAATCGCTCAACAGGGTGGAAACCCGTCTCAAGGTGCAGAGGTACGTTTGCATCTACCGCAGATTTGGCCTGTGGCTAATTTTACCTCATACCGGGGTCGCTGGTTGCGCTGTAGCTTTGTTTCCACAGAAGCAAACGAAACTGGTTACAATCGTCCGCCAAGGATTATTGGTTTAGCAGTGCGGTCAATTGGCGGTACTGTTAGGGCTAGCCACAGTACGCTGATTCAAGATGAGCGATTGGGAATTAGTGATGGTACACCTGGTCAGAGTTTCCAATTACAAACAGCACCAATTTTAGAACGTCGAGATAATGAGTATATTTTAGTTACTCCCGCTGGTGGTTTGCCTCAAAAGTGGACTGAGGTGAGGGATTTTGCTGATTCTGGGCCGTATAACTTCCATTACACCATCGATTCCATCACTGGTACAATCCAATTCGGGCCGCTGATTCGAGAACCCAGCCAACTTAAGCAACAAACACAGGTACGGGGGAGAATTCAGCAACCATCACTAGATGACACATCTGTACAAGTTCTCGAAAATAACCAGTCTGAACATCAGTATGGGGCGATTCCTCCCCGTGGCTCAGAGATTAGGATGGTTACTTATCGTACAGGCGGCGGTAGAGAAGGCAATGTGCAAACTGGCGCAATTCAGTTTTTGAAGTCTGCGTATCCATATATTGCTAGTGTGGTCAATCGTGTACCTGCAATCAATGGAGCAGATGCCGAATCGCTGGAACAGGCTGTGATGAAGGCTCCCCGCATCCTCCGCACACGCGATCGCGCCGTCACTGCTGAAGATTTTGAAGTTTTAACCCAACAGGCGGGTGCTGGTGCGATCGCTCGCGTCCGGTGTTTGCCAGCAAATTCTCGGAGACAAGCAGGTATAGTTAGTTTACTGGTAGTTCCATTCGCAAACACAGATGCGATCGCTCAAGGCAATGGCATGACACCAGAAGAGTTTGCTCTTAGTAATGCCCTGCAAGAGCAAATTTTGAGTTACTTAGATGAAAGACGCTTATTAGGGGTACAAATAGAATTACAAGAGCCGAATTACGTAGGTGTTTCGGTACAGACAGAAGTTGCTTTAGAGCCAGCATACAACAACACCTTTGCCAGCGAAGAAATTCGCCGGAATTTAAGGCGATCGCTATATAAATATCTAAATCCCTTAACTGGAGGAATCGACGGCAAAGGTTGGCCCTTTGGGCGACCAGTTTATACATCAGATATTGTCGCATTACTGCAACAAACCCCAGGCGTGCGTCATTTAGGCCCCGTCCTGCTGTTTCCCATCCGCAAGCAAGGAGAAGTTTGGCGACGACAACCATCCCCAGAACAATTGATCGATCCAGGATCGGAAGGTTTGATATGTTCTTGGGCTGATACAAATCTGCGTTCCAATCACGACATCCAAATCATTAATCGCTGA